In Micrococcus luteus NCTC 2665, a single window of DNA contains:
- the paaA gene encoding 1,2-phenylacetyl-CoA epoxidase subunit PaaA, whose product MTQTSSPQHLASVPSPEDAAGQENFDRLIAEDSRIEPRDWMPEAYRKSLTRQVSQHAHSEIIGMQPEANWITRAPSLKRKAILMAKVQDEAGHGLYLYSAAETLGTPRDELNEQLLSGRAKYSSIFNYPARTWADMGAIGWLVDGAAICNQVPLCRASYGPYGRAMVRVCKEESFHQRQGWEILYKLSHGTPEQKQMAQDAVDRFYGPALQMFGPPDDDSPNSRQSMAWKVKRFSNDDLRQRFVDMIVPQAEALGLTLPDPDLKWNEERGHYDFGELDWDEFMSVIKGDGPMNTQRMARRIQAHEEGAWVREAAAAYARRQAEQNAPAETHLIGA is encoded by the coding sequence ATGACGCAGACCAGCTCCCCCCAGCACCTGGCCTCCGTCCCGTCCCCCGAGGATGCGGCCGGCCAGGAGAACTTCGATCGCCTGATCGCGGAGGACTCGCGCATCGAGCCCCGCGACTGGATGCCCGAGGCGTACCGCAAGTCCCTGACCCGCCAGGTCTCCCAGCACGCCCACTCCGAGATCATCGGCATGCAGCCGGAGGCCAACTGGATCACCCGCGCCCCCTCCCTGAAGCGCAAGGCGATCCTCATGGCCAAGGTCCAGGACGAGGCCGGCCACGGCCTGTACCTGTACTCCGCCGCCGAGACCCTCGGCACCCCGCGGGACGAGCTGAACGAGCAGCTGCTCTCCGGCCGCGCGAAGTACTCCTCGATCTTCAACTACCCGGCCCGCACCTGGGCGGACATGGGCGCGATCGGCTGGCTCGTCGACGGCGCCGCGATCTGCAACCAGGTGCCGCTGTGCCGCGCCTCCTACGGCCCGTACGGCCGCGCGATGGTGCGCGTCTGCAAGGAGGAGTCGTTCCACCAGCGCCAGGGCTGGGAGATCCTCTACAAGCTCTCGCACGGCACCCCCGAGCAGAAGCAGATGGCCCAGGACGCCGTGGACCGCTTCTACGGCCCCGCCCTGCAGATGTTCGGCCCGCCGGATGATGACTCCCCCAACTCCCGCCAGTCCATGGCGTGGAAGGTCAAGCGCTTCTCCAACGACGACCTGCGCCAGCGCTTCGTGGACATGATCGTCCCGCAGGCCGAGGCTCTCGGCCTCACCCTGCCGGACCCGGACCTGAAGTGGAACGAGGAGCGCGGCCACTACGACTTCGGCGAGCTGGACTGGGACGAGTTCATGTCCGTGATCAAGGGCGACGGCCCCATGAACACCCAGCGCATGGCCCGCCGCATCCAGGCCCACGAGGAGGGCGCCTGGGTCCGCGAGGCCGCCGCCGCCTACGCCCGCCGCCAGGCCGAGCAGAACGCGCCGGCCGAGACCCACCTGATCGGAGCCTGA
- the paaB gene encoding 1,2-phenylacetyl-CoA epoxidase subunit PaaB — protein MSETTAASHAWPLWEVFVRANRGLSHVHAGSLHAPDATLALRNARDLYTRRNEGTSVWVVPAEAIAASDPDSKGGFFESPQGKSYRHATYYQQSEGVPHL, from the coding sequence ATGAGCGAGACCACCGCCGCCTCCCACGCCTGGCCCCTGTGGGAGGTCTTCGTCCGCGCCAACCGCGGCCTCTCCCACGTGCATGCCGGTTCGCTGCACGCCCCGGACGCCACCCTGGCGCTGCGCAACGCGCGGGACCTGTACACCCGCCGCAACGAGGGCACCTCCGTGTGGGTCGTCCCGGCCGAGGCCATCGCGGCCTCCGACCCGGACTCCAAGGGCGGCTTCTTCGAGTCCCCGCAGGGCAAGTCCTACCGTCACGCCACCTACTACCAGCAGTCCGAGGGGGTGCCGCACCTGTGA
- the paaE gene encoding 1,2-phenylacetyl-CoA epoxidase subunit PaaE produces the protein MTETTDAPTTGKRRATFNTLEVSELRRLTDDSVEVTFAVPEELADDYDYVPGQYVALRKELDGAEVRRSYSICAVPKRGEIRVAVKKDIGGRFSTWANESLEVGEKIDVMNPQGAFTSRTHVTSLNDAQKVAAEKVAEKKDTHLVAFAAGSGITPIMAIAKAVLAASETSRFDLVYANRSAMDVMFAEEIGDLKDKYPARFTVHHVLSREQRVSPLLSGRIDEDKLTTLLDRVIDVEGTDEWFLCGPFELVQLTRETLAARGVSEDDVRFELFTTGRPENPQGHSGRVVEVDPKGDNVTIEFNLDGLTAKVESPKSAHETVLNAALRVRSDVPFACAGGVCGTCRAKVVDGAYEMDENYALEKDEVEKGYVLTCQTRPTSDSITLDFDA, from the coding sequence ATGACCGAGACCACCGACGCCCCCACCACCGGCAAGCGCCGCGCCACGTTCAACACCCTCGAGGTGTCCGAGCTGCGCCGCCTGACCGACGACTCCGTGGAGGTCACCTTCGCGGTGCCCGAGGAGCTCGCCGACGACTACGACTACGTGCCGGGCCAGTACGTGGCCCTGCGCAAGGAGCTCGACGGCGCCGAGGTGCGCCGGTCCTACTCGATCTGCGCCGTCCCGAAGCGCGGTGAGATCCGCGTGGCCGTGAAGAAGGACATCGGCGGCAGGTTCTCCACGTGGGCCAACGAGAGCCTCGAGGTCGGCGAGAAGATCGACGTGATGAACCCGCAGGGCGCGTTCACGTCCCGCACGCACGTCACCTCCCTCAACGACGCCCAGAAGGTGGCGGCGGAGAAGGTCGCGGAGAAGAAGGACACGCACCTGGTGGCGTTCGCGGCCGGCTCGGGCATCACCCCGATCATGGCGATCGCCAAGGCCGTGCTCGCGGCCTCCGAGACCTCGCGCTTCGACCTGGTCTACGCGAACCGCTCCGCCATGGACGTGATGTTCGCCGAGGAGATCGGCGACCTCAAGGACAAGTACCCGGCCCGGTTCACGGTGCACCACGTGCTCTCCCGAGAGCAGCGCGTGTCCCCGCTGCTCTCCGGCCGCATCGACGAGGACAAGCTCACCACCCTCCTGGACCGCGTGATCGACGTGGAGGGCACCGACGAGTGGTTCCTCTGCGGCCCGTTCGAGCTCGTGCAGCTCACCCGTGAGACGCTCGCCGCCCGCGGCGTGTCCGAGGACGACGTGCGCTTCGAGCTGTTCACCACCGGCCGCCCGGAGAACCCGCAGGGCCACTCCGGCCGCGTGGTGGAGGTGGACCCGAAGGGCGACAACGTGACCATCGAGTTCAACCTCGACGGCCTCACCGCCAAGGTCGAGTCCCCCAAGTCCGCCCACGAGACGGTCCTCAACGCCGCGCTGCGCGTCCGCTCGGACGTGCCCTTCGCGTGCGCCGGCGGCGTGTGCGGCACCTGCCGCGCCAAGGTCGTCGACGGCGCGTACGAGATGGACGAGAACTACGCGCTCGAGAAGGACGAGGTGGAGAAGGGCTACGTGCTCACGTGCCAGACCCGCCCGACCTCCGACTCGATCACGCTCGACTTCGACGCCTGA
- the paaC gene encoding 1,2-phenylacetyl-CoA epoxidase subunit PaaC has translation MSFATNDSATKHSAGVAITAEEIAAGEQKTSDDVARYALALGDDALMLGQRLSWWISRAPELEEDIALGNIALDLVGHARFLLSYAGTAWGRTEDELAYFRDEEEFRSVRLVEAENGDFAKTIARQLYYSFYSYELYTRLRESTDPTLAAIADKALKEVLYHQDHAALWLQRLGLGTEESKRRMQRGLDELWPYVAELFHDDDVVRALAEQGVAVLPSSLEEPTMTRIRAAIEEAGLTVPTTGTARGGDRSGAMSEYRGYILAEMQSLARRHPGATW, from the coding sequence GTGAGCTTCGCGACCAACGACTCCGCCACGAAGCACTCCGCGGGCGTGGCCATCACCGCGGAGGAGATCGCGGCCGGCGAGCAGAAGACGAGCGACGACGTCGCCCGCTACGCCCTCGCCCTCGGTGACGACGCCCTGATGCTCGGCCAGCGCCTGTCCTGGTGGATCTCGCGCGCCCCGGAGCTCGAGGAGGACATCGCCCTGGGCAACATCGCCCTGGACCTCGTGGGCCACGCCCGCTTCCTCCTCTCCTACGCCGGCACGGCGTGGGGCAGGACCGAGGACGAGCTCGCGTACTTCCGCGACGAGGAGGAGTTCCGCTCCGTCCGCCTCGTGGAGGCCGAGAACGGCGACTTCGCCAAGACCATCGCCCGCCAGCTGTACTACTCGTTCTACTCGTACGAGCTGTACACCCGCCTGCGCGAGTCCACGGACCCCACGCTCGCCGCCATCGCGGACAAGGCCCTCAAGGAGGTCCTGTACCACCAGGACCACGCCGCCCTGTGGCTGCAGCGCCTGGGCCTGGGCACCGAGGAGTCGAAGCGTCGCATGCAGCGCGGCCTGGACGAGCTGTGGCCCTACGTGGCTGAGCTCTTCCACGACGACGACGTCGTCCGCGCCCTCGCCGAGCAGGGCGTCGCCGTGCTGCCGTCCTCGCTCGAGGAGCCGACGATGACCCGCATCCGCGCGGCCATCGAGGAGGCCGGCCTGACCGTCCCGACGACGGGCACCGCCCGCGGCGGCGACCGTTCCGGCGCCATGAGCGAGTACCGCGGGTACATCCTCGCGGAGATGCAGTCCCTGGCGCGCCGTCACCCGGGAGCGACCTGGTGA
- a CDS encoding 3-hydroxyacyl-CoA dehydrogenase family protein, with product MTDQQHTPDTAPSSVPAVVGVLGGGRMGGGIAHAFLVAGSSEVVVVERDPQSAEAARERIEADLAASLERGKIDGDLDEWAQRLTVSVDRADFARCDLVVEAVFEDMQVKIEALTDVEAHLREDAWLASNTSSLSIDEIATHLQRPERFCGLHYFNPVPASKLVEVVIGEQTGAELQALSTECVRGLGKTPVVVKDAPGFASSRLGVAIALEAIRMVEEGVASPEDIDAAMVLGYKFPVGPLALTDIVGLDVRLGIAEYLESQLGERFAPPQLMRDMVARGELGRKSGKGFFDYR from the coding sequence ATGACCGATCAGCAGCACACCCCTGACACCGCGCCGTCCTCCGTGCCCGCCGTCGTCGGCGTCCTCGGCGGCGGCCGGATGGGTGGCGGCATCGCCCACGCGTTCCTCGTCGCCGGTTCGTCCGAGGTGGTCGTCGTCGAGCGCGACCCACAGTCGGCCGAGGCCGCCAGGGAGCGCATCGAGGCCGACCTGGCCGCCTCCCTCGAGCGCGGCAAGATCGACGGCGACCTGGACGAGTGGGCGCAGCGCCTGACCGTCTCCGTGGACCGCGCCGACTTCGCCCGCTGCGACCTCGTGGTCGAGGCCGTGTTCGAGGACATGCAGGTGAAGATCGAGGCGCTCACCGACGTCGAGGCACACCTGCGCGAGGACGCCTGGCTGGCCAGCAACACCTCCTCCCTGTCCATCGACGAGATCGCCACGCACCTGCAGCGCCCCGAGCGCTTCTGCGGCCTGCACTACTTCAACCCGGTGCCCGCCTCGAAGCTCGTGGAGGTCGTGATCGGCGAGCAGACCGGTGCGGAGCTCCAGGCCCTGTCCACCGAGTGCGTCCGCGGGCTCGGCAAGACCCCCGTCGTCGTCAAGGACGCCCCGGGCTTCGCCTCGTCGCGTTTGGGCGTGGCGATCGCGCTCGAGGCCATCCGCATGGTCGAGGAGGGTGTGGCCTCCCCCGAGGACATCGACGCCGCCATGGTGCTCGGCTACAAGTTCCCGGTCGGCCCGCTGGCCCTGACCGACATCGTGGGCCTGGACGTGCGCCTGGGCATCGCGGAGTACCTCGAGTCCCAGCTGGGTGAGCGTTTCGCCCCGCCGCAGCTCATGCGGGACATGGTGGCCCGCGGCGAGCTCGGCCGGAAGTCCGGCAAGGGCTTCTTCGACTACCGCTGA
- a CDS encoding enoyl-CoA hydratase/isomerase family protein, protein MIEITVENGVAEIVLDAPQRMNALDDAALAELQAAYERAAAGVESGEVRAVLLRGEGRGFCAGRDISAVVPAEDDATAYLRDRVTPVLRAMSEIPVPTFAAVQGACLGVGLGLAIATDVVYVAEDAKIGSPFANLGATLDSGGHWLFTERLGAHRTLDLIYTAELLSGAEAVQAGLFSRALPADELLEFTRAKVAQVASGATLAFRASKELVAQVRDHRVGLWESLGAENIAQGELCGTADYAEGFQAFQEKRKPEFTGRG, encoded by the coding sequence ATGATCGAGATCACCGTCGAGAACGGCGTCGCCGAGATCGTGTTGGACGCCCCCCAGAGGATGAACGCCCTGGACGATGCCGCGCTGGCCGAACTCCAGGCCGCCTACGAGCGGGCCGCCGCCGGCGTCGAGTCCGGCGAGGTCCGGGCCGTGCTGCTGCGCGGCGAGGGCCGCGGCTTCTGCGCGGGCCGCGACATCTCCGCCGTGGTCCCGGCCGAGGACGACGCCACCGCCTACCTGCGGGACAGGGTCACCCCGGTGCTGCGGGCCATGTCCGAGATCCCGGTGCCCACCTTCGCCGCGGTGCAGGGCGCCTGCCTGGGCGTGGGCCTCGGCCTCGCGATCGCCACGGACGTGGTGTACGTGGCCGAGGACGCGAAGATCGGCTCGCCGTTCGCGAACCTCGGGGCCACCCTGGACTCGGGCGGCCACTGGCTGTTCACCGAGCGCCTGGGCGCGCACCGCACCCTGGACCTGATCTACACGGCCGAGCTCCTCTCGGGCGCCGAGGCCGTCCAGGCCGGGCTGTTCTCCCGGGCCCTGCCCGCGGACGAGCTGCTCGAGTTCACCCGCGCCAAGGTCGCCCAGGTGGCCTCCGGCGCGACCCTCGCGTTCCGCGCGTCGAAGGAGCTCGTGGCCCAGGTCCGCGACCACCGTGTGGGCCTGTGGGAGTCCCTCGGCGCGGAGAACATCGCCCAGGGCGAGCTCTGCGGCACCGCCGACTACGCCGAGGGCTTCCAGGCCTTCCAGGAGAAGCGGAAGCCGGAGTTCACCGGCCGCGGCTGA
- a CDS encoding thiolase family protein, translated as MSAQSQALLVGGRRTPVGKYGGALSSVRPDDLAALTVKAVIEDAGIDPSVVDDVILGNANGAGEENRNVARMAWLLAGFPDTVPGITVNRLCASGMSAIGIATAMVRSGMADVVVAGGVESMSRAPWVMEKPTTAFAKPGAAFDTAIGWRFVNPRFADGEFGEKFTFSMPETAEEVGEVDGITREDADAFAARSHERALAAIEAGRFTDEIVPVVVTGRKGAETVVDTDEGPRPGSTPEVLAGLRPIIKPGGVVTAGNSSSLNDGASAILVVSERAAQKYGLTPRARVVESTSAGLAPEIMGLGPVPATEKALERSGWSVADLGAVELNEAFATQSLASMRRLGLDPETVNADGGAIALGHPLGSSGSRLVVTLLGRMEREGADRGLATMCVGVGQGSAMLVEKV; from the coding sequence ATGTCCGCACAGTCCCAGGCCCTGCTCGTCGGCGGTCGCCGCACGCCCGTCGGCAAGTACGGCGGTGCCCTCTCCTCCGTCCGCCCCGACGACCTCGCCGCCCTGACCGTCAAGGCCGTGATCGAGGACGCCGGCATCGACCCGTCGGTCGTGGACGACGTCATCCTCGGCAACGCCAACGGCGCCGGCGAGGAGAACCGCAACGTCGCCCGCATGGCCTGGCTGCTGGCCGGCTTCCCGGACACCGTCCCGGGCATCACCGTGAACCGCCTCTGCGCGTCCGGCATGTCCGCGATCGGCATCGCCACCGCGATGGTGCGCTCCGGGATGGCCGACGTCGTCGTGGCCGGCGGCGTGGAGTCGATGTCCCGCGCCCCCTGGGTGATGGAGAAGCCGACGACGGCGTTCGCCAAGCCCGGCGCGGCCTTCGACACCGCGATCGGCTGGCGCTTCGTGAACCCCCGCTTCGCGGACGGCGAGTTCGGGGAGAAGTTCACCTTCTCCATGCCGGAGACCGCCGAGGAGGTCGGCGAGGTGGACGGCATCACCCGCGAGGACGCCGACGCCTTCGCCGCCCGCTCGCACGAGCGCGCGCTGGCCGCCATCGAGGCCGGCCGCTTCACGGACGAGATCGTGCCCGTCGTCGTCACGGGCCGCAAGGGCGCCGAGACGGTCGTGGACACGGACGAGGGCCCCCGCCCCGGCTCCACCCCCGAGGTGCTCGCCGGCCTGCGCCCGATCATCAAGCCGGGCGGCGTGGTCACCGCGGGCAACTCCTCCTCCCTCAACGACGGCGCCTCGGCGATCCTCGTCGTCTCCGAGCGGGCCGCGCAGAAGTACGGCCTGACCCCGCGGGCCCGCGTCGTGGAGTCCACCTCGGCGGGCCTGGCCCCCGAGATCATGGGCCTGGGCCCCGTCCCGGCCACCGAGAAGGCCCTCGAGCGCTCCGGCTGGTCCGTGGCGGACCTGGGCGCCGTCGAGCTCAACGAGGCCTTCGCCACCCAGTCCCTGGCCTCGATGCGGCGCCTCGGCCTGGACCCGGAGACCGTCAACGCCGACGGCGGCGCGATCGCCCTGGGCCATCCGCTCGGCTCCTCGGGCTCGCGCCTCGTGGTCACGCTGCTCGGTCGGATGGAGCGCGAGGGCGCGGACAGGGGCCTGGCCACGATGTGCGTGGGCGTGGGCCAGGGCTCCGCGATGCTCGTCGAGAAGGTCTGA
- the paaD gene encoding 1,2-phenylacetyl-CoA epoxidase subunit PaaD has protein sequence MTTAGELRPADPADARVWDAASTVHDPEIPVLSIADLGILREARVEGERAVVVITPTYSGCPAMDTITTDVARALGRAGFPDAEVRLVLQPAWTTDWMTDEGKAKLNEYGIAPPVARTTDGPVRIGMAVKCPRCHSLNTREITRFGSTSCKALYTCRECLEPFDYFKVH, from the coding sequence GTGACCACCGCCGGCGAGCTGCGCCCCGCCGATCCCGCCGATGCGCGGGTCTGGGATGCGGCCTCCACCGTGCACGACCCGGAGATCCCCGTGCTGTCCATCGCGGACCTGGGGATCCTCCGGGAGGCACGGGTCGAGGGCGAGAGGGCCGTCGTCGTCATCACGCCCACCTATTCCGGCTGTCCCGCCATGGACACCATCACCACGGACGTCGCCCGCGCGCTCGGGCGCGCCGGGTTCCCCGACGCCGAGGTGCGCCTGGTGCTCCAGCCGGCGTGGACCACGGACTGGATGACGGACGAGGGCAAGGCCAAGCTCAACGAGTACGGCATCGCCCCGCCCGTCGCGCGCACCACGGACGGCCCGGTCCGGATCGGCATGGCCGTGAAGTGCCCGCGCTGCCACTCCCTGAACACCCGCGAGATCACCCGCTTCGGCTCCACCTCCTGCAAGGCCCTCTACACCTGCCGGGAGTGCCTCGAGCCCTTCGACTACTTCAAGGTGCACTGA
- a CDS encoding enoyl-CoA hydratase/isomerase family protein, whose amino-acid sequence MDDFSHFTALRVEEREDRVHARMDRPGVRNAIDQTMVDEFHELCAHLEREPKILIISGTQVESKREPGTFSGIFASGADIGQLRERRRDDALRGVNSQVFDRIHRLPMPVIAAIDGFALGGGAELAYAADFRIATPALKMGQPETSLGITAAAGAQWRLKELVGEPVALELLLAGRILDAQEALELKLVTELHEPEALLDAADALADRIAQQDPLAVRLSKRVFHLPREAHPHVDEIAQAILFESEAKFERMQAFLDRKKK is encoded by the coding sequence ATGGACGACTTCAGCCACTTCACGGCACTGCGCGTCGAGGAGCGTGAGGACCGCGTCCACGCGCGCATGGACCGCCCGGGCGTGCGCAACGCGATCGACCAGACCATGGTCGACGAGTTCCACGAGCTCTGCGCCCACCTCGAACGCGAGCCGAAGATCCTGATCATCTCGGGCACGCAGGTGGAGTCGAAGCGCGAGCCGGGGACGTTCTCCGGCATCTTCGCCTCCGGCGCGGACATCGGACAGCTGCGCGAGCGCCGCCGCGACGACGCCCTGCGCGGCGTGAACTCGCAGGTCTTCGACCGCATCCACCGGCTGCCCATGCCCGTGATCGCGGCGATCGACGGCTTCGCCCTCGGCGGCGGCGCGGAACTGGCCTACGCGGCCGACTTCCGCATCGCCACCCCGGCGCTGAAGATGGGCCAGCCCGAGACGAGTCTGGGGATCACCGCCGCTGCGGGCGCCCAGTGGCGGCTCAAGGAGCTGGTGGGTGAGCCCGTGGCCCTCGAGCTGCTGCTCGCCGGACGGATCCTGGACGCGCAGGAGGCCCTCGAGCTCAAGCTCGTCACCGAGCTGCACGAGCCGGAGGCCCTCCTCGACGCCGCCGACGCCCTCGCCGACCGCATCGCGCAGCAGGATCCGCTGGCGGTGCGGCTGTCCAAGCGCGTCTTCCACCTCCCTCGCGAGGCCCACCCCCACGTGGACGAGATCGCGCAGGCCATCCTGTTCGAGTCCGAGGCCAAGTTCGAGCGCATGCAGGCGTTCCTGGACCGCAAGAAGAAGTGA
- a CDS encoding MFS transporter, with protein sequence MSHTVASPAATAPARDRREERKVIAGTVVGTTIEWYDFFIFAQATALVFAALFFQPMGENGSQIAAWATLGISFLIRPLGAIIAGHLGDRFGRKFVLSLTLIGMGLATTLIGLLPTYAQIGVWAPILLVVLRLLQGLSAGGEWGGAALLSVEHAPHGKRGLFGSAPQIGVPLGMILATGVLFIVRSTMSEEQFLAWGWRIPFLISVVLIVVGYLIRKAVEESPVFKEMQQLKVDESAPLGELFRHHTKEVILAAVIFAANNGVGYLLIAWFSKYGGPKGLGMTSSEVLIASLIGGVGWFIFTLLGGWVSDKIGRKLTFVLGYGFLIVWAFPLFGLLNTASLPLFSLGLFVLTLGLGPSYGPQSAMYAEMFPARVRFSGVSIGYALGTIIGGAFAPLIADQLVKTGWENVAWYIIAISAVSLIAVLFVPKGIQDRELHDEQVVATRSNPVVPA encoded by the coding sequence ATGAGCCACACCGTCGCATCCCCCGCGGCGACCGCCCCCGCGCGTGACCGCCGCGAGGAGCGCAAGGTCATCGCCGGCACCGTCGTCGGCACCACCATCGAGTGGTACGACTTCTTCATCTTCGCCCAGGCCACCGCACTCGTCTTCGCCGCCCTCTTCTTCCAGCCGATGGGCGAGAACGGCTCCCAGATCGCCGCGTGGGCCACCCTCGGCATCTCCTTCCTCATCCGCCCGCTCGGCGCGATCATCGCCGGCCACCTCGGCGACCGCTTCGGCCGCAAGTTCGTCCTGTCCCTCACGCTGATCGGCATGGGCCTGGCCACCACCCTCATCGGCCTGCTGCCCACCTACGCCCAGATCGGTGTGTGGGCCCCGATCCTGCTCGTCGTGCTGCGCCTGCTGCAGGGCCTGTCCGCCGGCGGCGAGTGGGGCGGCGCGGCGCTGCTGTCCGTGGAGCACGCCCCCCACGGCAAGCGCGGCCTGTTCGGCTCCGCTCCGCAGATCGGCGTGCCGCTGGGCATGATCCTGGCCACCGGCGTGCTGTTCATCGTGCGCTCCACCATGTCCGAGGAGCAGTTCCTCGCCTGGGGCTGGCGCATCCCGTTCCTGATCTCCGTGGTGCTGATCGTCGTCGGCTACCTGATCCGCAAGGCCGTCGAGGAGTCCCCGGTCTTCAAGGAGATGCAGCAGCTCAAGGTGGACGAGTCCGCCCCGCTGGGCGAGCTCTTCCGGCACCACACCAAGGAGGTCATCCTCGCCGCCGTGATCTTCGCCGCGAACAACGGCGTCGGCTACCTGCTCATCGCGTGGTTCTCGAAGTACGGCGGCCCGAAGGGCCTGGGCATGACCTCCTCCGAGGTGCTCATCGCGAGCCTCATCGGCGGCGTCGGCTGGTTCATCTTCACCCTGCTCGGCGGCTGGGTCTCGGACAAGATCGGCCGCAAGCTGACCTTCGTCCTCGGCTACGGCTTCCTGATCGTCTGGGCCTTCCCGCTGTTCGGGCTGCTCAACACCGCGTCTCTGCCGCTGTTCTCGCTGGGCCTGTTCGTTCTGACCCTCGGCCTGGGCCCGTCCTACGGCCCGCAGTCGGCGATGTACGCCGAGATGTTCCCGGCCCGCGTCCGCTTCTCCGGCGTCTCCATCGGCTACGCGCTCGGCACCATCATCGGCGGCGCCTTCGCCCCGCTGATCGCCGACCAGCTCGTGAAGACCGGCTGGGAGAACGTGGCCTGGTACATCATCGCGATCTCCGCGGTCTCGCTCATCGCCGTCCTGTTCGTCCCCAAGGGCATCCAGGACCGCGAGCTGCACGATGAGCAGGTCGTGGCCACGCGCTCGAACCCGGTGGTGCCGGCCTGA